A segment of the Pan paniscus chromosome 9, NHGRI_mPanPan1-v2.0_pri, whole genome shotgun sequence genome:
GCAGCAAAGGTCAATATAAACACCTGGCTTATCATCCCCAGGGGGTTTGAAAATGTTATAGACATGAGGACAAGTCACCAGGAAATCAGGGAGGTAGTCACGGATCAAGCTGATAGAAGAACGTGCTGGCATACATGGCATATCACCTTACATGCAAGATAGTCAGGTTGCCCCTGCTTGCTTTTATGTCAGGGAGATCCAGATTCATTATCTAGACACAAGCAAGTGAAATACAAATGATTCCTCATTTCTGTGGATGATCACAGAGTAGGCAAGCTCTAGGTTTGTGAAGGTTTAAGACTAGAAACATAAGACTATTCatctttagaaaaatgttaaGCATCTCATCAGAGTTCCTTTAATGCATCAGTCATTAATTCATGAGTGTGCATAATTATATGtacctacaaagaaaaaaagtaagtgaaTGTTGATGGTGCATAGGACAACAACAAGGTGTCTACAAAACTCTAAAACTTAAACCATAAAATCAGCCCGTGGTTTCACTACACACTCTCTGTGTGTAAATTGTGTCACAGAagcattttagagaaaaaaatatatatttcttagacCAAAAGTAGGAAAAGCTGTAAGTTCATCAATCTATAAATATTGATTAGAAGGGAGGACAGTCAtcttggaagaaaggaaaaggaatgctTGGGGAGAAAAACTGGTAGTGCCCTTGCCCAGGGCCTCAGCCGATCTGGACCCTCTAGCTGGGTGTATCAGGAACTGATCCACTTTATCAGCTTTGCTGTGATCCCTTTCTCTCCAAATAGACTTTTCATTGTAATTTGTCTTTCTATATGGCTTCCTGACAGATGGATAATTGTGCCACTGGCGTAAGTTCAAGCTTGGCAGCTTTGTTCTTCACTGAAAATTAAATCTGTCATTCTGGCTTATGCAGCTAGCTATTCTGAGCTTGGTTAACTTCAGTCCATCTGGAAAAGATTTTTGGAAGTTGCAAACATGAGTGCCACACCCTAGATGATGGTAATTTTACTGAAGTGAATTCTATCTCCAGCTAGCTAGCCCTCCCAGGAAAGAGtttcacctcctcctccttcaaaTGGCTATAAAATGCCTGATTCCTTAAGGGCCCAAAATATTCTGTTTAATGTGTGTCTGATTATATGCCCCATAATAAATACACTTGCTTAGGAAATATTTAACATGTGGCTTACTGTATACCCCCAAACATTCAAGTCTTACAACCAATCTCCATCTTATGTATTACAATTAATGCATATTAATTCTATTAATAAGACTTACATTCTTCTTGGTAGTTGGGCAAACTGCAAAAATACCTTATATCTTCTCAGTGCAATGAGAAATTTACCATTACTCATAGATATATATGTGATTGAACAAGAAAAATTTTTATGAAGACTTTTTATTCAGAATCTCTGTTCATCAAAAAAGTTTAGAGATGGTAAAGATTGATAATAGCTCCATGTAAATCCAAAGCATGAGACATTTTCATTAGTTAATTGTGTCGCTTCAATGACTACCATTTTGAAAATTGATAAACTGAAGGATAGGAGCTTGGTGAGTTAGAGTACAGGTCAAGAATGGTGGAGGAAAAAAATAGCTataaggaaaagggagagaggcATCCAGGTAGCTGATAGAGTTGGCAAAGTGGCCACAGCTGTGAACCTGAGCCCACTCTAGTTCCCTAAGAACTGCTTCTGATATGCAAGAGAAATCATAGAGATAGCAATACGGGTGCGCCTGTTGGCTGAGACTGATATGTCTCAATTGGAGTGGATACCCTAAACTTATTTCTTTGGTCTCTTTTTAACACATTACCTGGATTTTCCTTGATTTATATAAAACTGAGTAAAAATATTGACTAATAACATAAGCTAACCTGTACTAAGTAttaccatatgccaggcactgggctaagccCTCTTtatgcatattctcacttaattGTTGTATCAATTTTATGGGGtatgttgacaaaaagagtcaaactctgtaaaatatttgaagagatttattctgagccaaatatgagtaacCATGGCCCGCAACGCAGCCGTCGGAAGGTCCTGAGAATATtcgcccaaggtggtcggggtacagcttggttttatatattttagggaagcATGatacatcaatcaaatacatttaagaaatacattggttttgttcagaaaggcgggacaaGTCAAAGTGGAGAGTTCCAGGCTAtgggtaaatttaaacattttctggcagACAATTGGTTGAGTTCGTCTGAAGATCTGGGattaatggaaagaaatgttcaggttaaggtaaaggattgtggagaccaagttttattgtgcagaagAAGCTCTCAGACAACAGACTTCagagagagcaggttgtaaaTTGTTTCTTATCGGACTTAAaagggtgcctggctcttagttgattatctcctagatcagggaaggaaggaaggacaacaAAGTGGAGaggggattctctatagaatgtggatttttcccacaagagactttgcaaggcaatttcaaggtatggcaaggaaatatattttggtgtaaaacattttgattttcttccttgttatgcTACAGTCAGATTGTAAAGTAAGTCACTGTATAcggggttaaataaaacccatctaatgagaatttatggtttgcaaggcatgactccccagaccccttggaaaggaatttgggcaagataaaaaaaaatcagagcttagtcctcaggtagctacagatgaggaaaatagaGTTTCTAAATAACTTGGATCAGGCTATGTACCTACAAAATGGCAGAGATGAAATTAATAATCTCAGGTCCAATGACTTAAAAGTGAATATTCTTAACTCTCTTTGCAAAAGTCCCTCCATATCCTCTTTCTAATGCAATAAAGCCATTGCAAAAATTACATTTCCTACCAAACTAAGGAAATCTCTTCTATTTCTTCTATTTGGATAATGATTaagcattatataataataataatagtaatagcacCTCTGGGACATTTTCTATTCACAATGCAGTATTCTAAGTATTTACATGTACTGACTCATTTAATTCTTCACAATAATCCTAGGATAAAATTACTATTGTAATTTCCATTTTATGGTTAGGATCTGAGGCACCTAGAGTCCAAGCAACTTGCCTAAAGACACACAGGCAGATATTATTTACTCACTTATTTATAGCCTACCCAAGAAAGGCCACAGCTGAATGAATTTATTCTAGTTCTTTACTGCCAGTTCAAGGATACATAACAAGTTCTGAGAAAATGTAGAggagaaaaatcattttcttcaaTTCTTTGGCTAAGTTCTCTTCTAGAATTAATCACAACCCTGGTAAAAATAGAGAACTTTTCATCCCAAATGAGCGTATGCTTCTCTTTAGATTCCTAAGAAACTTTAATTGTCAGTTAGAAAGCTGTCACTTTGGGCTTAAGCAATAATTCCTTGGTTTTATTCAAATTGTTTTAGTGGCCTCTTTTTGTAGCTGATTGAATTGGCCGAGAGGTTTTTTGTTCAGTCATTAAGGCCtactgttcttgcactgctataaaaatattccttaggctaggtaattcataaagagatttaattggctcacagttcttcaggctttacaggaagcatggtgctggcatcagCTTAGCTTCTagcgaggcctcaggaagcttacaatcatggcagaaggcaaagggggagcaggtacATCACAtgacaaaagcaggagcaagagagagaggcagagtgagaggagagagagagtggcaGGGGACTGGGgggagtgctacacacttttaaatgaccagatctcacaagaactcactatcgtGAATACAGCACCAACCCATGAGAGATCCACCCACATGgattcaaacacctcccaccaggccccacctccagcactggagaTTGCAATTAAACATGAGATGtgagtggggacaaatatccaaattatatcaaGGCCCAAATCAGAATTCTTGCCTTAATGCCTCTAAAGAGTATGAAAACTCTCCCATCAGTCACAGGGGCTCCTATGGCCATGATTCTGAAACATGGGAAGGTATCTGCCCTGTGGTTTTCATGAGCTCTAAGGAAACCATTTGAGAATCTCAGAAGAGGGAAAGGCAACTGTGTTTAGAAAAAACATCATCCTCTTCAGGTCATTATACCATATTGTACCTTAAAGATCACCACACTAAATGCTGGACTAACATTTTTTTGATGACTTTTCTCCTCTACATACAAACTCTGTTTTAACATTCCAGGATGTTTTTTGTCATGGTGAAGTTTTCTGCTAAGCAGAGCATTTAAAATCTCAAACTATACAATGCTATTCATTTTACAAAGCAACAATGgccaaaatgttttctaatagcCAACAGGCAAACTATTAGTGAAATCTTAAGCAGGAGGGAAAAAAGCCTGATTCCCACAATTCATTCTATAGATCAACtagtttaaaattacataaatgtcTGCACAATTGACCCAGCTCACAGCTTCATTGTAAACATTAGCCCAAGGTCATAAAAATGAATGGTCCACCGTGAGAAATCCCGGGGTCCCTTTCCATGGCTTTCCTCATGGCATTTTTAATCTCCTTATTCCTAAAACTGTAGATGATGGGATTCACCACGGGGATCACCAAGGCATAGAATATGGACACCATCTTGTCCCTGTTTAGGGAGTAGCTGGAACTGGGTCGCATGTACATGAAGAATCCAGAACCATAGAAGAGGGTCACAGCAGTCAGGTGAGAGGCACAAGTGCTGAAGGCCTTTGTCCTACCTGTAGCTGAGCTGATCTTCACAACAGCGGCAACAATGTAACCATAAGAGATGAAGACCACTAGCACAGACACTATTCCAATGACAACACTGACTATGAAGGTCACCACCTCGCTGGTGAAGGTATCAGAGCAGGACAGAGCCAGGACTggagggagatcacagaaaaagtgGTTGATCATATTGGGCCCACAGAAATCATGCTGATAGACAGAGTATGTTTCAATGAAAGAACTAAGGAATCCACCCACATAGGCGCCAACCACCATCTTTAAACAAAGTGTATGGGATATGAGGACTGTGTAAAGCAAGGGGTTGCAGATTGCAGCATACCGGTCATAGGCCATAGCTGCCAGGAGAAAGCATTCAGTCAGCCCCATCCCACAGAAGACAAAGTACTGAGTGGCACAGCCAACAAAGGAAATGGTTTTCTGCTCTGTGATGATGTCAGACAGCATCTTAGGGGCAGTGGAGGACACATAGCAGATGTCCAGGAAGGACAGGTTACtgaggaagaagtacatgggcGTGTGCAGGTGAGAGTCCATCTTAATGAGTGCAATGAGGCTTAAGTTCCAGGCCAACGTCAGGAGGTAGAGCCCCAGAAATAACATGAAAAGGAAAATCTTCATTTGAGGATGGTCTGAAAGTCCCAGGAGAATGAATTTTGTCACAATTGTGTTGTTCCTTCCTACAGCCATAGGCCTGCTTCCTGCATAAAGTAAAGAAGAATCCTGTGGTCAGTTAGATTTTGTTTGTTATTGTAAGAGTGGGTATTTCCTAGAAGATCATACAAACAGTCAGCAACAAGTTAAACTACACCCAGTTAAAGCCCAGCCACCTGCTAGGCAAAGACTTTTCAGAGGAAGTCAGCCTAGGATAATCCATATGCTCTATGCTTGTTGACCAAAAGAGAATCCATCTAATAATAAAGTAGAAACTGATTGGGAGTCAGAAGCCTGAGTTTTGTCTTCAGCTCCATTCATAACTTGCTGGGGACTTTGGAAAAGTCATTTCTCCAGATTCTCATTTTCCCAAATGGGAAAGGAGAGGGTTGAATCAGATGAGTTTGAAGTGTCCCTTTGGACTTGGGTTCCCTATGGCTTTTTTAGACTTTGTGACTTGaaaataaagtgtaaataaataaagtataataaagctAGGCATTTTTATGCATTATAGATCTTTAGTATGAGAACTCAAAAGAAGGGAACTGAATTTAGTGGGCTACAATTTTTGACATATTCCATTTTGGTGGAGGAAATCCAGGCAACGGTCTAACAATCTATTCTTCTAGGTAGTAAAACTAAGtgggaaaaaaatgtgtgtgtgtgtgtgtgtatacatatttgtgtgtatatgtatatttgtgtatatatatgttatatgtatgtgtgcagggataattgtatatatgtgtatgtttgtgcatatatatgcacacacacacttagcaTGCTTAAGACCAGAACATTTATTCTAATTATATAATGCTCTTAATAAAAGTCATTGCACAAAATTCATAGAATGACAAAAATTTGGACTAGCACAGTCAGCACAATTATAGGAAAGAAGGGATATGAACAGGTTTCGATAAAGGGGAAAGGGGAGCCGTACCTAAGCTGACTGAGATGGGCTGAGCCATTGTGGTCAAGAACAAACAGCAATCAATATTTCCTGGGCAAGAAAAGCAGCAGGGAGAAGAGGGTTCATTCAATATTTAAAGACAGTGATAAGCAAGGGACAACTTTGATGTCATCAGGCCAGAACAGACGATGACTATGAAGACAAGAGGTAAGCCCATACGTATCTGGCAGTTAAGAAAGACAGACTGGCACTGATGTAAGAtcaaaatgaggaaacaggccaggaacagtggctcactcccagcactttgggaggtggaggcagcccaattgcttgagctcaagaatttgagaacagcctggaaaatatggcaaaaccctgtctctactaaaaatacaaaaattagctgggcatggtggcatgtgcctgtagttccagttactggggaggctgaggcaggagaatcacttgaacccgcgaggcggaggttgcagtgagctgagatcgcatgccactgcactccaacctggtgaccgagcaagactccgtctcaaaaaataataacaataataataatacaaaacttagcagggtgtggtggcacacgcctgtagttccagctacttggaaggctgaggtgagggggatcacttgagcccaggaggtctaggctgcagtgagccatgaccatgactgtgccgctgcactcaagcctggatgacagagtgagaccctgtctcaaaaaaaaaagtaaattttttttaaaaattaggaaatacaAATGCGTATAAAGAGGCAGAAATGCCCTGAGAAAGACTCAGTGGTGAAATTAAGgttgctgtattttattatttgtatggaATTTGTTTGCCCATGCATGTTTGCACCCAATGGTAACTGTGGTTCTGTGTCACTTATCATATTAAAAACTGCTCCTAGctttgtgttttttacaaatttctAATCTCCCCTCAAATCACTGGTCAAGCAGTCAAAACCAAGACAAGCCTAGATTGATCTTCACTAAAACATCAATCTATTTAATCCTATCAAAAAGGAAGTAAGAGGAATTTGGTATCTCTTATCTTGGTGAAATCTTCCCTACCAGAATGTAAGTTACTCAAAGACAGGCAGGGAGTTTTGCCCATTCTGTTTCCTGATCTATCCttgtaaccacccaatgggttcaccttgcccactgcctagacagagctcatttatcaagacaggggaattgcaatggagaaagagtaattcaggcAGAGCTGGTTGTGCAGGaggactggagttttattattactcaaattagtctccctgagcatcagggatcagagtttttaaagataatttggcgagtaggggcttgggaagtggggaaTGCTGACTGGTTAGGCTGGAGATGGAATCAAATGGGTCgaagtgagtttttcttgctgtcttctgttcctgggtgggatggcagaactggttgagccagttAACgggtctgggtggtgtcagctgatccatctagtgcagggtctgcaaaatatctcaagcactgatcttaggttttacaatagtgatgttatccccaggaccAATTTGGGAAGGTTTATACTCTTGGAGTCGgaggctgcatgacccctaaacagtaatttctaatcttgcagctaatttgttagtcctgcaaagacAGACTGGTCCCTAGGCAAAAGGGGGGGTCTCTTCAGGAAAGAGCTGCtattaattttgtttcagagtcaaaccatgaactgaattccttcccaaagttacTTCAGCTTATGCCCAAGAATGGACAAagacagcttaaaggttagaagcaagatggagtcaggtAGATATGATTTCTTtgactgtcataatttcctcagttataattttgcaaaggcagttttatCATAAGTACAAAGAACAGGGCCTGGGACATAGGTGCCCAGTAAATATTTTGCtgaataaatagatttttttccacCACTTATCTTCAGAGTTTACCAGAAGGGTTTGGCCTATGACTTACTATATTTGGTgtgttattattataataacaaaacacataatatataattaatcacAAACAATAATCATATAACGatcataatataataatataatcaaACACTTATTTAGTACTTATTGTGTGCGAGGTACTGTTTGAAAGACTTGATTTTTATAAAACCATTTAATTCTCCTAATAGACTCAAGAAGTGGCAGCGTTTCTcgccccattttacaaataaaaggtAGAATAGGCTGTAAATGCATAGTTGTGATTTGCTGCTGAATGGATGAGGTAGGAGGGAATGAGCTGGACTTACTGGATTGCATTGGGCAGAAGGGTCCTGCAATCTTGTGCTACAAGAGAAGAAATATTGATTACTTTGTTGCCATAACATCTTTTGCAAACCAGGTCATCTGCATTTCCCACTGCTCCATGGCTGGTTTCTCGTTCCATCAATTTCTTATGCTTTGGCCTCATGTAAATAGTAAACCATGCTTCTGGAATCTCCGCTCCTTTGTTAACAAGTCTTCCAAATAAATGGGCTGTGGGAGTTCATTATTTTAACGGGCAGAGGTAGCCACATTCTTTCCCCAAGAGGCTGCCCTCTGCCACTCACTCCAGGGTCCAACATAAAAAGCCCAGCAATCATTAGAGCTAAACATTTCTGAGCACTAATTGTTCCCTGGAGTGGTGGCGAAAAGAGCCAACCGCTCATCACGGGAGCCTCTTTCCATTCCCCTACCTATTCTTCTCTGAGCTTTCCCTGATTTGAGTCCAGGAAGACTCCCTGCTGGGTTAGTAGACGCCTTTTGCTTAAAAGAAATTTCATCAGAAGTAAACCACACATAAACACACCAAGCCTTGTGCTGAAATATACTGGTTAGAAACACATGTTTCCAACTCTGAGAATTGGgtttaaattctggctctgcccttttatcaatataaacatgttcAATGTTGTTTAATGTCTTAAACTTATCAACtccctcatttgtaaaactggTGTAACAAGAATACCTACCTCAACAGAgttgtgataattaaataagCTGTGAATAAGAaaggcttagcacagtgcctaacaAACAGAAATCACTCAATGAATGTAAACTAATGATGTCATTAACTCTGTTTCTTGGGTCATGGCCAAAAATGtgtctttcctttctatctttttcttgtgACTTATTTGCATCACGATGAaaagatttcttttctctttattttttttaatgaggctgGATGGGATGAAGGGCTTGATGgggctcttcttttctctttttaatattttgggtGCTACTACCAGCAATGCCACTACCTGGATGAGTCACTGTGGGCAAGTCAATTAacccctccagcctgagtgaattGGGCTCACTCTCCAAGAATTCCTCCAGTCCTGAAAGTCTGATGTTTCAAAACattgatttcctgtttttttaaatgttttcttcaggaataaagtttataaaaaatgaattcatcTATTTCATGGAGACTAAGTCAGCAAtcctcagtctcaaaagaaaaaaaattaaatgagagaaatGTCTTCTATATAAAGGCATATAATTACTGAGACTCTTGACTTACAAGGTAATAGGCTTAATTTAGGGAAGAAATTTAGCAACCAAGATTGTTGACAGAAAAGGAGGTAAATGGCTTCAAGAATCAACTGTGAACATGAAAAGGCAAGGAAGTCCATCGTCAAAAGAAACATTCTTATCTAAGTTTGAAGATAAACTGTCCTAGGAAATTCTGATGCTGAAAGAGTAAACCCCAACTAACTATGAAAGAGTTTGATACTGAGTTAAGATCTGGGAAATTTAAAAGGTAGATCTCACAGTTATGAAGGATACATTTTTCTAGGATTAGAAAAGGCTGataagggctgggcgcggtggctcatgcctgtaatcccagcactttgggaggccgaggcgggcggatcatgaggtcaggaaattgagactatcctagttaacatggtgaaaccccgtctctactaaaaatacaaacaaaaaaaaattagccaggcgtggtggcgggcgcctgtagtcccagctactcaggaggctgaggcaggagaatggcatgaacccgggaggcagagcttgcagtgagccgagatcgcgccactgcactccagcctggacgacagagagagactccgtctcaaaaaaaaaaaaaaaagaaaaagaaaaggctgatAAGATAGGGTAGTGATAGATTTCATCTGTCATGGCAACTCTGATTATAGTGATAATGACTATCTACAAAGTAAGATTGAGAATCTTAAGAATAAAGAGCAATAATTTCTTTTGCACCaatttggatggagctggaggccattattctacatgaagtaactcaggaatggaaaaccaaatactgtatgttctcacttataagtaggagcaaAGCTATGAGAACACAGAGACATACAGAGTGATATGGACTTTGGGGCCTCAGGGGGAAGGGTGGAAGTGggatgaggaataaaagactacatattgggtatagTGTGCACTGTTTGAGTGACAGGTAcgctaaaatctcagaattcatcACTAATAGAATTCATCCATGTaatcaaaaaccacttgtacccctaaagctattgaaataaaaaaaagaacaaattataaaTTAACAATGTCTGCATTGGACAGAAAAATGCAGAATGAGGACTCAGAATGTATTTATTAACCTAGTCTATAAGAAATctgagaatgaggaagaaagtcATCCTATTAAATCCATCTGGATAAAACCATAAACTCTTCATGcccttactttaaaaaatcaaatttgatCAAAATAGCAGAAGTTTCAGTGAACATCAGAAAGTAGCAAAGGAAATATGTTACGGgacaatatgaatatatttaatattactcgtgtacacttaaaaattaattaagatgatgtgatggttaattttaggtgtcaaccgGACTGGATTAAGAGAtatccagatagctggtaaagcactatttctgggtatgtctgtaaGACAGAGGATGTTTTGAACCAGTGGACTGAGTAAGGAAGATCCACCCTCACTCAATGTTGATGGGCGCCCTCCAATCAGTTGAGGGCCTGGAAAGAACAAAAACGCAGTGGAAAAGTAAATTCCCCCTCTCTCCTCTGAAGTTGAGATATCTTTCTCTCGTCCTTTGACATCGTATCTCCAGGGTCTCCTTTGGAGTCTGGGATTTGCATTAGTAGCCCCTTAATTTCTCAGGTGCTTGGCCTCATGTTGAGAGTTACACCGTTGGCTTTCTTGGTTTGGAGGCCTTTGGACTTAGACTGAACCATGCTCAGGAAGTCAGGATTCTGTGATTGTTGAGCTTGCAGATGTCACattatgggacttctcagcctccataatctcaTGAGCCAGTTCTCCTGATAAACCCACTCTCACCTACCCATCTGTTAATATCtgtccatctattcatctatctgtctatctattcaTACATCC
Coding sequences within it:
- the LOC100975727 gene encoding olfactory receptor 5A2 — protein: MAVGRNNTIVTKFILLGLSDHPQMKIFLFMLFLGLYLLTLAWNLSLIALIKMDSHLHTPMYFFLSNLSFLDICYVSSTAPKMLSDIITEQKTISFVGCATQYFVFCGMGLTECFLLAAMAYDRYAAICNPLLYTVLISHTLCLKMVVGAYVGGFLSSFIETYSVYQHDFCGPNMINHFFCDLPPVLALSCSDTFTSEVVTFIVSVVIGIVSVLVVFISYGYIVAAVVKISSATGRTKAFSTCASHLTAVTLFYGSGFFMYMRPSSSYSLNRDKMVSIFYALVIPVVNPIIYSFRNKEIKNAMRKAMERDPGISHGGPFIFMTLG